One stretch of Roseimicrobium sp. ORNL1 DNA includes these proteins:
- a CDS encoding metallophosphoesterase family protein — MKRRLFLTQAATGVAALSHAAGQAPATPPPSASAAPASPALATTPPVVMAPRADGAEIVWGVSRHARGWVEVKEGNEVKHFGGNPFGYSTQSTKALRVRLHDLAPGTTYAYRTVTEAMTDPAAREESAWRTLRTLAPTTEETQFLVWNDTHQNNETIARLHAASPDSANFLLWNGDICNDWHKEEQIIPTLLHPAGTDFTAERPLFLVWGNHDLRGQYGYQLADHVAAPEGRSYYAFRSGPVAVVCLNTGEDKDDDHPSFKGRVACEPLRKEQVAWLRSHVLTTPELRDAPYRVVFCHIPLRWLNESEEGRSYDAFSRRSRDLWHDALVEWKAQVVVSGHTHEHAWLPPSPERPYAQLVGGGPKPDAATFMEGHANGTRLQFTMRNLQGEVLQQQEFAPLKTS, encoded by the coding sequence ATGAAACGCCGCCTTTTCCTCACCCAAGCCGCCACTGGAGTGGCTGCGCTCTCACATGCCGCCGGTCAGGCCCCGGCAACGCCACCTCCTTCCGCATCCGCAGCCCCAGCATCACCCGCGCTCGCCACCACCCCACCCGTGGTCATGGCGCCGCGTGCGGATGGTGCGGAAATTGTGTGGGGGGTCTCACGGCATGCGCGTGGCTGGGTTGAGGTGAAGGAGGGCAATGAGGTGAAGCACTTCGGAGGAAATCCCTTCGGCTACTCCACCCAAAGCACCAAAGCGCTACGCGTGCGCCTACACGACCTCGCTCCCGGCACGACGTATGCCTACCGCACCGTCACGGAGGCCATGACCGACCCCGCGGCACGTGAGGAGAGCGCCTGGCGCACCCTGCGGACCCTGGCCCCCACGACGGAGGAGACGCAGTTCCTGGTGTGGAACGACACGCACCAGAACAATGAGACCATCGCGCGTCTGCATGCCGCCTCCCCGGACTCTGCCAACTTCCTCCTGTGGAATGGAGACATCTGCAACGACTGGCACAAGGAGGAGCAGATCATCCCCACGCTGCTGCATCCCGCCGGCACAGACTTCACCGCAGAGCGCCCCCTCTTCCTCGTTTGGGGAAATCATGATTTGCGCGGGCAGTATGGCTACCAACTCGCCGATCATGTCGCCGCACCAGAAGGACGTTCCTACTATGCCTTCCGCTCTGGCCCCGTCGCCGTGGTCTGCCTGAACACCGGAGAAGACAAAGATGACGACCACCCCAGCTTCAAGGGCCGGGTGGCGTGTGAACCTCTCCGCAAGGAACAGGTCGCATGGCTGCGCTCCCACGTGCTGACAACACCGGAGCTGCGCGATGCCCCCTACCGTGTTGTCTTCTGCCACATCCCACTCCGGTGGCTCAATGAAAGTGAAGAGGGCCGCAGCTACGATGCCTTCAGCCGGAGAAGCCGCGATCTGTGGCATGATGCTCTCGTGGAGTGGAAGGCGCAGGTCGTGGTGTCCGGACATACCCACGAGCACGCCTGGCTGCCACCTTCACCAGAGCGACCGTACGCGCAACTCGTGGGCGGAGGTCCAAAACCGGACGCGGCCACGTTCATGGAAGGGCATGCGAATGGAACCCGACTCCAGTTCACCATGCGTAATCTCCAGGGCGAAGTACTCCAGCAGCAGGAGTTTGCTCCGCTGAAGACGTCTTAG
- a CDS encoding glycine C-acetyltransferase: MSYTKFQQHLTAQLEGIREAGTIKRERILTTPQGSLVRANGGDAVLNLCANNYLGLAQHPSVRRAAHEALEHWGYGLASVRFICGTQQVHKELEEALSHFLGTEDTILYSSCFDANGGLFETLLGPEDAVISDELNHASIIDGIRLCKAKRYRYKNSDMAELEACLKDADAAGARFKLIATDGVFSMDGTIAPLKDICDLADKYGALTMVDDSHAVGFMGKHGRGTHEHRDVMGRIDILTGTLGKALGGASGGYTSGRKDIIALLRQRSRPYLFSNTLAPCIAGGSLEALRLLEESTKLRDQLESNTRYFREAMTKVGFNIVPGEHPIVPIMLGDAALATKFADAMLKRGVYVIGFSYPVVPVGKARIRTQISAAHTKAELEQAVAAFVEVKLELGV; the protein is encoded by the coding sequence ATGAGCTATACCAAGTTTCAGCAACACCTCACTGCGCAGCTTGAGGGCATCCGCGAAGCGGGCACGATAAAACGCGAGCGCATCCTCACCACTCCCCAAGGCTCCCTCGTGCGCGCCAATGGCGGCGACGCCGTGCTCAACCTTTGCGCGAACAACTACCTCGGCCTCGCGCAGCACCCCTCCGTGCGGCGTGCGGCACATGAAGCGCTGGAGCACTGGGGCTACGGTCTCGCCAGCGTGCGCTTCATCTGCGGCACGCAGCAGGTGCACAAGGAGCTGGAGGAGGCGCTCAGCCACTTCCTCGGCACGGAGGACACCATCCTCTACTCTTCCTGTTTTGATGCGAACGGCGGGCTCTTCGAAACGCTGCTCGGCCCGGAAGATGCGGTGATCAGCGATGAACTGAATCATGCGAGTATCATCGATGGCATCCGCCTCTGCAAAGCGAAGCGCTACCGCTACAAGAACAGCGATATGGCAGAGTTGGAGGCCTGCCTGAAAGACGCAGATGCAGCCGGAGCACGGTTCAAGCTCATCGCCACGGACGGGGTCTTCTCGATGGATGGCACCATCGCTCCCCTGAAAGACATCTGCGATCTCGCGGACAAGTACGGCGCGCTGACCATGGTGGATGACTCGCACGCCGTGGGCTTCATGGGCAAGCATGGTCGCGGCACGCATGAGCATCGTGATGTCATGGGACGCATCGATATTCTCACGGGCACGCTTGGCAAGGCGCTGGGCGGCGCTTCCGGTGGCTATACGAGCGGGCGAAAGGACATCATCGCCCTGCTGCGCCAGCGCTCACGGCCCTATCTGTTCTCCAATACCCTGGCCCCGTGCATCGCCGGCGGTTCACTCGAAGCGCTACGGCTCCTGGAAGAATCCACCAAGCTGCGAGACCAGCTGGAGTCGAATACGCGTTATTTCCGCGAGGCGATGACGAAGGTCGGGTTCAACATCGTGCCCGGTGAGCATCCCATCGTTCCCATCATGCTGGGAGACGCCGCGCTGGCCACGAAGTTCGCCGATGCGATGCTGAAGCGCGGCGTGTACGTGATTGGCTTCAGCTACCCGGTGGTACCCGTGGGCAAGGCGCGCATCCGCACGCAGATCAGTGCCGCACACACGAAAGCGGAGTTGGAACAAGCGGTAGCCGCGTTTGTTGAGGTAAAGCTAGAGCTGGGCGTGTAA
- the tdh gene encoding L-threonine 3-dehydrogenase, producing MKALVKAKSERGLWLQDVPEPTIGINDVLIRVHKTGICGTDLHIYKWDAWAQRTIPVPMVVGHEFVGEVVEVGSNVSDFHPGEIVSAEGHVVCGRCRNCLAGRRHLCKDTVGIGVNRTGAFAEYISVPMTNVWHHRNDVDKEVAAIFDPFGNAVHTALAFEVLGEDVLITGAGPIGIMAAAVVKHAGARHVVVTDVNDYRLDLAKKMGATVAHNVTRGSLADVQKKLGMREGFDVGLEMSGNPQAFRDMIDNMCHGGRIAMLGIPSEQIAIDWTKVVFNMLTIHGIYGREMYETWYQMTVMLETGLDIKPVITHRYHYTEFEKGFEVMESGQSGKVILDWA from the coding sequence ATGAAAGCCCTCGTCAAAGCAAAGTCGGAACGCGGCCTCTGGCTGCAAGACGTGCCAGAGCCCACCATCGGCATCAATGATGTCCTGATTCGGGTGCACAAGACTGGCATCTGCGGAACAGATTTGCATATCTACAAATGGGACGCGTGGGCCCAGCGAACCATTCCTGTGCCCATGGTCGTGGGCCATGAGTTCGTGGGTGAGGTGGTGGAAGTGGGCTCGAATGTGAGCGACTTCCATCCCGGCGAAATCGTCAGCGCCGAAGGGCACGTGGTGTGCGGCCGCTGTCGCAACTGTCTCGCGGGCCGCCGTCATCTGTGCAAGGACACCGTGGGTATCGGTGTCAATCGCACTGGGGCCTTCGCGGAATACATCAGCGTGCCGATGACCAATGTCTGGCATCATCGCAATGATGTGGACAAGGAGGTTGCCGCGATCTTCGACCCCTTCGGCAATGCAGTCCACACCGCGCTCGCATTTGAAGTACTGGGTGAAGACGTCCTCATCACCGGCGCAGGCCCCATCGGCATCATGGCGGCCGCAGTCGTGAAGCATGCGGGTGCCCGCCACGTGGTGGTGACGGATGTGAATGACTACCGCCTCGACCTCGCGAAGAAGATGGGCGCGACCGTGGCTCACAATGTCACTCGTGGCAGTCTGGCCGATGTGCAGAAGAAACTCGGCATGCGCGAGGGCTTCGACGTGGGCCTGGAGATGAGTGGTAATCCACAGGCCTTCCGCGATATGATCGACAACATGTGCCATGGCGGACGAATCGCTATGCTTGGCATTCCCTCGGAGCAAATCGCGATCGACTGGACCAAGGTCGTATTCAACATGCTCACCATCCATGGCATCTATGGACGTGAAATGTATGAGACCTGGTACCAGATGACGGTGATGCTGGAGACAGGCCTGGATATCAAGCCGGTCATCACCCACCGCTATCACTACACCGAGTTCGAAAAGGGATTCGAGGTCATGGAGAGCGGCCAAAGCGGCAAGGTGATCCTGGACTGGGCATGA
- a CDS encoding XRE family transcriptional regulator yields the protein MPKKSAKTVARPTAEPAEAISRHLGNRVKQLRAERGWSLEALAGASGVSKSMLSEIEREQANPTLAVTLRIAQAFELSLGELIGTPGATSGIRVIRNADRAYHYRSDDHCRIRTLSPLNLEKDVEFYEVTLQPEGALRSQAHYEGTREFLTVVKGQVKVESGGDSELLHHGDSSNYRADVPHAIVNAGRGEAVVFLVVIYR from the coding sequence ATGCCAAAGAAATCCGCCAAGACTGTTGCCCGACCCACCGCCGAACCTGCAGAGGCCATCAGCCGCCATCTCGGGAATCGGGTGAAACAACTGCGCGCGGAGCGTGGTTGGTCGCTGGAAGCACTGGCGGGGGCGAGTGGCGTGAGCAAGTCGATGCTGAGTGAAATCGAGCGTGAGCAGGCGAATCCCACGCTGGCCGTGACGCTTCGTATTGCCCAGGCCTTCGAGTTGAGCCTTGGGGAATTGATTGGCACCCCGGGCGCTACGTCCGGCATCCGGGTCATACGAAATGCGGATCGTGCCTATCATTATCGTTCCGATGATCATTGTCGGATTCGCACGCTGAGCCCGCTGAATCTGGAAAAGGATGTGGAGTTTTATGAGGTGACCCTCCAGCCCGAAGGGGCCTTGCGCAGCCAGGCGCACTATGAGGGCACACGCGAATTCCTCACCGTGGTGAAGGGGCAGGTGAAGGTGGAGTCCGGAGGGGACAGCGAACTTTTGCATCACGGGGACTCTTCGAACTACCGGGCTGATGTGCCGCACGCGATTGTGAATGCCGGACGAGGCGAGGCTGTGGTGTTCCTGGTGGTGATCTATCGATAG